One region of Thermoflexus sp. genomic DNA includes:
- the murJ gene encoding murein biosynthesis integral membrane protein MurJ — protein sequence MSPLRTIARAATLLMAAYLVNGLLGLLRQILIYGAFGTSPELDAYWAAFRIPDLLFTLMAGGALISAFLPVFATHLARGEETPAWRLASAVLTTVALGVGGSSILASLAAPWLVKLLLAPQVPPPQQQLTASLMRIMLITPTVFGISGILMGILQAHQRFLWTALAPIMYNLGIIAGVLCLAPRGGVHGLAWGVVLGAFFHLLIQAPGWWQVHGRYQPRLGWRDPDVREVIALMIPRMLGLAAIQVNFLVNTRLVSGLGPGYLAALNLAWQLMLQPQIVLAQAMATAAFPTLSTLAAREERGALRRTLGETLAVLLGITFPIAAGMILLRRPLIAVLFQRGAFSGTSTEWTAQALQFYAMGLPAHAGVELLARAFYALHDTRTPVGVGVGAMALNIALSLAWIGPLGHGGVALANTVATTLEGILLLGLLARRLEGLDAGQWGRTVGQAGVATLAMSLALGPMVPWATDHGWPGLLLAVLLGAGIYGLALQCVGVSWIRWAIRRIRP from the coding sequence GTGAGCCCGCTTCGCACGATCGCCCGAGCTGCCACATTGTTGATGGCCGCGTATCTGGTCAACGGCCTGCTCGGCCTGCTCCGCCAGATCCTGATCTACGGGGCTTTCGGCACCAGCCCGGAGCTGGATGCGTATTGGGCTGCTTTTCGGATCCCCGACCTGTTGTTCACCTTAATGGCCGGGGGCGCGTTGATCTCCGCCTTCCTGCCGGTCTTCGCCACGCATCTGGCTCGAGGGGAGGAAACACCCGCCTGGCGGCTCGCCAGCGCAGTCCTGACCACGGTGGCCCTCGGGGTGGGAGGATCCTCCATCCTGGCCAGCCTGGCCGCTCCCTGGCTGGTGAAGCTTCTTCTGGCCCCCCAGGTTCCCCCTCCCCAGCAACAGCTCACGGCCTCCCTGATGCGGATTATGCTGATCACGCCCACCGTGTTTGGCATCAGCGGGATCCTGATGGGGATCCTCCAGGCCCATCAGCGGTTCCTCTGGACCGCCCTGGCCCCGATCATGTATAACCTGGGGATCATCGCGGGTGTCCTGTGTCTGGCGCCCCGGGGAGGCGTGCACGGGCTGGCCTGGGGGGTTGTCCTGGGGGCTTTTTTCCACCTCCTCATCCAGGCGCCGGGCTGGTGGCAGGTCCATGGACGTTACCAGCCTCGCCTGGGATGGCGCGACCCGGATGTCCGGGAGGTGATCGCCCTGATGATCCCCCGGATGCTGGGCCTGGCCGCGATCCAGGTCAACTTCCTGGTCAACACCCGCCTGGTCTCCGGCCTGGGCCCTGGATATCTGGCGGCTCTGAATCTCGCCTGGCAGCTGATGTTGCAACCCCAGATCGTGCTGGCGCAGGCGATGGCCACCGCCGCCTTCCCGACGCTCTCCACGCTGGCCGCTCGGGAAGAGCGCGGAGCGCTCCGCCGGACCCTGGGGGAGACCCTGGCGGTCCTGCTGGGGATCACTTTCCCGATCGCCGCGGGGATGATCCTGTTGCGCCGGCCCCTGATTGCGGTCCTCTTCCAGCGGGGGGCCTTCAGCGGGACCTCCACGGAATGGACTGCCCAGGCCCTCCAGTTTTATGCGATGGGCCTGCCGGCCCACGCCGGCGTGGAGTTGCTGGCCCGGGCATTCTATGCGCTCCATGACACCCGCACTCCGGTAGGGGTGGGGGTGGGCGCGATGGCGCTGAACATCGCCCTCAGCCTGGCCTGGATCGGCCCCCTGGGTCACGGCGGGGTCGCCCTGGCCAACACGGTGGCGACCACCCTGGAAGGGATCCTCCTGCTGGGGTTGCTGGCCCGGCGGCTGGAGGGATTGGACGCTGGACAATGGGGACGGACGGTGGGGCAGGCTGGCGTGGCCACGCTGGCCATGAGTCTGGCCCTGGGGCCGATGGTGCCGTGGGCGACCGATCACGGGTGGCCCGGGCTGTTGCTGGCCGTTCTGCTCGGCGCCGGGATCTATGGGCTGGCCCTTCAATGTGTGGGCGTTTCCTGGATCCGCTGGGCGATCCGCAGGATCCGGCCTTAA
- the dtd gene encoding D-aminoacyl-tRNA deacylase encodes MRVLIQRVRYGAVHVGGETVARIGPGVVLLVGVTHTDTPVEADWLAKKVAHLRIFEDEAGKMNRSLKEVGGEALVVSQFTLYADPYEGRRPSLIHAAPPEHARPLIERFAESLRAEGIPVQMGVFGAHMLVEIHNDGPVTIWLERSAGSHPG; translated from the coding sequence ATGCGCGTCCTGATCCAGCGGGTTCGCTATGGGGCCGTTCACGTGGGGGGAGAAACCGTGGCCCGCATCGGGCCCGGGGTGGTGTTGCTGGTGGGGGTTACCCATACGGACACCCCGGTGGAGGCGGACTGGCTGGCGAAGAAAGTGGCCCACCTTCGGATCTTCGAGGATGAAGCCGGAAAGATGAACCGCTCATTAAAAGAGGTGGGAGGAGAAGCCCTGGTGGTCTCTCAGTTCACGCTGTATGCGGATCCTTACGAGGGGCGGCGCCCCAGCTTGATCCATGCCGCCCCGCCCGAGCACGCCCGGCCTCTCATTGAACGCTTCGCCGAGTCCCTGCGGGCGGAAGGCATCCCGGTCCAGATGGGAGTTTTCGGGGCCCATATGCTGGTGGAGATCCACAATGACGGACCGGTCACCATCTGGCTGGAACGCTCCGCGGGCAGCCATCCGGGATGA